The genomic region GCCGGGCTCATCTCCTTGCCCTACGCGGAGTGGAAGATCCTCGCCTTTCGGGCCAATGATTGTTTGGCTAATAGTCCAGTCAATTGGCTGAGCGGCCACTGCAGTGGGGAAACACGTAACCCGATAAATGCCGCCAAAGTGGCGGATAAAAATTTCTTTACTTTCACGGGCAACACCCTTCAAATATGTTTGGAACATATGCGACGGGAGAGAATAAACCTTTGGCGCTGATGTTGGGGTCAAGTGAGACATGAATCAAAAAGGAAACCCTGTCTCATTAATTATGATGGCCTAGCTCTCCGTTTCCCGCAAGACCTTTTGTGAATATATAAATTAATTTATTCAGAATCGACACCTCAGATCCTTTTCGGGGGGGGTTGGGGCAGGCACTTACTTGGGTGTTCCACTGGAACTCGACGCCGCTCGGCGCGAACGTCACTGGCGAGCTCCTTGATGTCCACAGCGAAGAATATTTGACGTTGGATTACGCCCGGGGTGAGGTGACCCTGCAGCTCAGTGGGAAGCCGAAGATGCGCAGCGCGCTAACCCCAGACGACGTGTATCCCTTATTCGAGCTGCTCTGGGCCGAAAATGAGCCAGACCCATACGGAGAGACGCCGAAGTTTCCGAGGCGCTCGGCGGTGCGGCTCATTTGCGAACGCAGTGGAGAACTCGCCTCCGGCATTGACGTCTTCTATCCAGTGGGCGGTGAAGACGCCATAGAGAAGTTCCTTCCCCGAGTTCACTGGGGCCAGACAGTTGATTCACTCTTCTCCGACCTCTGGCACTTCGGAGAGCTGAACGCTTTGGTGAAACCGTTTCAATTCCTGAAAATCGGCAACGAGTACGCGACTACGACACCGCCACCGCGCGAGGTTGACTGCCCGATGGTCAACGTTGATGTCCCCAACGAGTCGCTCCGGCTGAGCACGGCTGACGGCGAGTTGCTGATGATTGTGGACCTCACCGCTGAGGCCGTTGAGCGTGTGTTGGCCGAGTTTAAGCGGCTAGTGGACCCTGGTCGCAACCCCGGATGCCCGTCGGTTCACATCCCGACTATGAGCCCTGGGCTGGCGCTGCGCCGTTCTAAACAATGTGATCCTCGTAACAGTGTTTCTTCTTATGTGTTCGCTGGTGGACATAGAGCCTGTTTATGTCGGGGCGGCTTGTAGGTTAATCGTAAACCCATTCGATTAGGCAACTTGAAAGGAGGGCGAAATGACCGTTGAACTGCGAAAGCACGTCGACACAATCACTCATGCCCTCCTGGCCATGAAGGACCTTTGTGCAGACCCCGATGCGGTCGAGTTCGAGGAGGTTCGGGAGGATTTCGAGCGCCTCGAGGCAATATTCAACGTGAAAGCTACTCTTGACGCTCTTTTCGCGTACGTGTGCGAGCGTGACGACGCCGGGCGCGTCGTCGGCTCAAAGCACCCTAATCAGTACCTGCAGAAGAAGCTGGGACTAGAGCCCAGGGAGGCCTACGACCGTCTCGCCCGGGGCCGGGACTATTACGGTGAGCCCGAGGTTGAAGAGGAGCAGGTCACCGACCTGTTCGATACCGAGTTTGAGGAAACGCCCGCGGATCCGGCGGCGGAGGCCGGGCGGGAGCAAGCGGCCCGCGAGGCTGCTCGAGCGGCTGCCCGCGAAGAGGCGCGGCGCAAGCAAGAAGAAGCCCGCCGTGCCGCCGAGCGCGTGAATGCCGAGAAACAGCGCGTGATCCGCCAAGAGCTAGACAAGCTTGTCGGGGATGCGAAGGGAGCGCGTGCCCGTCTGCAAGCTGACGCGCTCGCGGAGGCGCCTCGACGTTCTGTGAAGGATTTGCGCGCCACCGTGCGCCGCTGGGTCGAGCGCGAAAACCGCAAGCACGTTGAGCCCTCGAACCCGAACGCGGGCATGGAAAACCGCGGGCTACACATCGGAGCCCAGCGCGCAGACGGGACATGCCGGATAACTATCGATGCCGTGGCCTCTGATTCAGCGCTGTTCAAAGCACTGAGCGATAAGGGGTTGGTGCCCAACTCGAACCTCCCCGAGGGGGTCGAGGATTACCGCACGCCGTCGCAACGCAGGTACGACCAATTCTCCGAGATCCTCAAGCATTACGACACCTGCGAGAAGCCAACAGGCGGCGGGTGCGCGTCTGTGGTTGTGTCGGTGACGCTGGACGAGTTGACGGAGGCCGACCCAACCACGAAGTTCGCCACCAACACCGGAATCGAACTCGACGCCTTCGACCTTCAGCGTTTGGGCATGGATGGAACTTCCGACTTTGTGCTGACTGTCGACGACGCAACTTCGTTGCCGTTGAACCTCTACCGCACACGGCGATTGGCCTCGCTGGCGCAGCGGATCACATTGCTGGCGGTGCAGGGCGTGTGCGCCTGGACCGGCTGCACCGCCCCGCTCACGGAGACCGAGATCCATCACATCACATCGTGGCTGCAAGGCGGCGACACCAACATCGAGAACCTTACAGCGCTGTGCCGGACCCACCACCGCTGTAACAACGACTTCAAGGACCACAGAAACAACACCAGTCACATGGATGTGGACCCGACGACGGGTCGAGCCGGGGTGAAGGAACCCGGGTGCGCAACGTTGCAGTTCAACCATGCAGATGCGGCCGAGCATTCGGCAGTGAACAGGTTACGGAAGAGACATCGGCAGCGAGAGCGGACAACCGTGCCCGATCCAGGTTGTGGTACGGCACCACC from Corynebacterium fournieri harbors:
- a CDS encoding HNH endonuclease signature motif containing protein is translated as MTVELRKHVDTITHALLAMKDLCADPDAVEFEEVREDFERLEAIFNVKATLDALFAYVCERDDAGRVVGSKHPNQYLQKKLGLEPREAYDRLARGRDYYGEPEVEEEQVTDLFDTEFEETPADPAAEAGREQAAREAARAAAREEARRKQEEARRAAERVNAEKQRVIRQELDKLVGDAKGARARLQADALAEAPRRSVKDLRATVRRWVERENRKHVEPSNPNAGMENRGLHIGAQRADGTCRITIDAVASDSALFKALSDKGLVPNSNLPEGVEDYRTPSQRRYDQFSEILKHYDTCEKPTGGGCASVVVSVTLDELTEADPTTKFATNTGIELDAFDLQRLGMDGTSDFVLTVDDATSLPLNLYRTRRLASLAQRITLLAVQGVCAWTGCTAPLTETEIHHITSWLQGGDTNIENLTALCRTHHRCNNDFKDHRNNTSHMDVDPTTGRAGVKEPGCATLQFNHADAAEHSAVNRLRKRHRQRERTTVPDPGCGTAPPETRVPPEPPDPPPPREPVEPPSWAKGQDPYPPF